A genomic stretch from Shewanella sediminis HAW-EB3 includes:
- a CDS encoding DMSO/selenate family reductase complex A subunit, whose product MERRSFLKMSAAMGCAATVAGCNSSSSDVDVVPPTPPVTEGETMNWSSCLVNCGSNCPVRVYSKDGVITRIESQFTTEDTYGNHDVRACLRGRSLRKRVYAPERLKYPMKRVGPRGSGQFERISWDEALNTVAERLQGIIDQYGNESIFDMTGTGTFGHFKSLAMVHRLLNAMGGSLKRYGVYSYAQLFEASRYTYGTPFVGLQGSTYSEMQHSDLVLFVGHNPSELRMSGSGQGYDFLNQKQTNNFKTIIIDPRYTDTAVGKEDQWIAIRPGTDAALFEALAYEWITQGKVDQAFLNKYCVGYDEKTLPEGVDYGESYKSYILDNATIGELTPGDNAKTPAWAAGITGIPEHTIIELARELAAAKAPFIKLGLTLNRHAAGENNMRAGYMLPILLGQLGLPGTNNGGDSSGGHCVVPRIAELENPVKKEISFFTYLQAVEDGKNMTVLADGVRGVELDENGDGKLGTDIKAIVNWFSNSMINQHSDVRKSEEVIKDESLCEFILTVDNIMTPSAKFSDIILPDTTWLEDEELVNQNHVPGDTGTVIQMSSGIEPLFESRHSYDICTEIAKRMGCEQAFTEGKTMQQWLNEMYAMSQAANPGLPDKEVMLKQGIYRKYLPHGSQIAMKGFRDDPEANRLYTPSGKIEIYSSRLAHKAKTWELREGDVISALPKYTPTWDGYEDSETREKYPLQLTCYHTKGRVHSSYHNIPWLREVVQDAVWMNPIDAQARNLKTGDLVHVFNDRGTLEVEVKVTPRIMIGVTALGQGAWSKFEDGIDKGGNVNTITSQRPTPLSKGNPQHTNRVEIRRA is encoded by the coding sequence ATGGAACGCAGAAGTTTCTTAAAAATGAGTGCCGCTATGGGCTGCGCCGCGACGGTGGCAGGCTGTAACTCCAGCTCAAGCGATGTCGACGTTGTGCCACCAACGCCTCCGGTCACCGAAGGTGAAACCATGAACTGGTCCTCCTGTCTGGTGAACTGTGGCTCTAACTGCCCGGTCAGAGTCTACTCAAAAGATGGGGTGATCACCCGCATAGAGTCGCAGTTTACCACCGAAGACACTTATGGTAATCACGATGTGCGCGCCTGTCTGCGTGGACGCTCGTTACGAAAGCGTGTGTATGCGCCAGAGCGGTTAAAATACCCCATGAAGCGGGTCGGTCCCCGCGGCAGCGGTCAATTCGAGCGCATCAGTTGGGATGAGGCTCTGAATACTGTCGCCGAAAGGTTGCAGGGCATTATCGACCAATATGGTAACGAGTCTATCTTTGATATGACGGGGACGGGTACTTTTGGACACTTTAAATCACTCGCCATGGTACACCGCCTGCTAAACGCCATGGGCGGTAGCTTGAAGCGCTATGGTGTGTATAGCTATGCACAGTTGTTCGAAGCGTCAAGATATACCTATGGAACTCCCTTCGTGGGGCTGCAGGGGAGTACCTATTCCGAGATGCAACACTCAGATCTGGTGTTATTTGTAGGCCATAACCCGTCGGAGCTGCGCATGAGTGGCTCGGGGCAAGGTTATGACTTCCTGAATCAGAAACAAACTAATAATTTTAAGACCATCATCATAGATCCGCGTTATACCGATACTGCTGTGGGTAAGGAAGATCAGTGGATCGCCATTCGTCCCGGGACGGATGCAGCGTTGTTCGAGGCGCTGGCTTATGAGTGGATCACTCAGGGGAAAGTCGATCAGGCCTTCCTGAACAAGTATTGTGTTGGCTACGACGAGAAGACCCTACCCGAGGGCGTGGACTATGGGGAGAGCTATAAGTCTTATATTTTGGACAATGCCACTATCGGCGAGCTGACCCCGGGAGATAATGCCAAGACGCCGGCTTGGGCGGCGGGTATCACAGGTATCCCCGAGCACACCATTATTGAATTGGCGAGGGAGTTGGCCGCCGCCAAGGCGCCGTTTATCAAGTTAGGGCTCACATTGAACCGTCATGCGGCAGGTGAAAACAATATGCGCGCCGGTTACATGCTCCCCATCCTGCTGGGGCAACTTGGTTTACCCGGGACCAATAACGGTGGAGATAGCTCGGGAGGCCACTGTGTTGTCCCCCGTATCGCGGAACTAGAAAATCCGGTAAAGAAAGAGATCTCTTTCTTTACCTATTTGCAGGCTGTCGAAGACGGCAAGAATATGACCGTGTTAGCCGATGGCGTTCGAGGTGTCGAACTGGATGAGAATGGCGATGGCAAGCTGGGTACCGATATCAAGGCTATCGTCAACTGGTTCAGCAACTCCATGATTAATCAGCATTCAGATGTGCGAAAGTCTGAAGAGGTGATAAAGGATGAAAGTCTGTGTGAATTTATCCTTACGGTCGATAATATCATGACCCCTAGCGCTAAATTCTCCGACATCATCTTGCCGGATACTACCTGGCTGGAGGATGAAGAGCTGGTCAATCAAAACCATGTACCAGGCGATACAGGGACCGTTATTCAGATGAGTTCGGGTATCGAACCTCTGTTTGAGAGCCGTCACTCCTATGATATCTGCACCGAAATCGCCAAGAGAATGGGCTGTGAACAGGCGTTCACCGAAGGCAAGACGATGCAGCAATGGCTAAATGAGATGTATGCAATGTCACAAGCGGCCAACCCTGGTTTGCCCGATAAAGAGGTGATGTTGAAGCAGGGGATCTATCGTAAGTATCTGCCCCACGGCAGTCAGATTGCGATGAAGGGGTTCCGTGACGATCCTGAGGCCAACCGCCTCTATACGCCATCGGGTAAGATTGAGATCTACTCATCACGTTTGGCCCATAAGGCCAAAACCTGGGAGCTCAGAGAGGGGGACGTGATATCGGCGCTGCCCAAATATACCCCCACCTGGGACGGCTATGAGGACAGTGAAACCCGGGAAAAATATCCACTGCAGCTGACCTGTTATCACACTAAGGGGCGGGTTCACTCCAGTTACCATAATATCCCCTGGCTCAGAGAGGTGGTGCAAGATGCCGTGTGGATGAATCCTATCGATGCTCAGGCGAGAAACCTGAAAACCGGCGACTTGGTGCAT